From Streptomyces qinzhouensis, one genomic window encodes:
- a CDS encoding GNAT family N-acetyltransferase: MRSEEWHLTEDVEAFLDRAGDFLRSRPALHNTPLTTIEKLRKPESGTEPTLLGRLETADGEVRAILYRPPTGRLGLTPVTPEQAEALAAQLAGLGITLTGITAEHTTADAFTAAWQRHTGATATLYQRWHLYRLGELAPPEPFPAGRGRRAGEQDLDQVIRMCAEFCENVGETPVPNTENWTGTRFADRNFTFWETPDGTLASVAAATTMVAGLVRVDPVYTPADLRGRGYAAAVTAEVSAAALAEGATDVVLYTDPANPTSNALYQRLGYVRLTDLHGYNFT, translated from the coding sequence ATGCGATCGGAAGAGTGGCACCTCACCGAAGACGTCGAAGCGTTCCTGGACCGGGCCGGGGACTTCCTGCGGTCCCGCCCCGCCCTCCACAACACCCCACTGACGACCATAGAGAAACTGCGAAAACCGGAATCCGGCACCGAGCCCACCCTCCTCGGCCGGCTGGAGACGGCGGACGGCGAGGTCCGCGCGATCCTCTACCGCCCGCCGACCGGCCGACTGGGCCTCACCCCGGTCACCCCCGAGCAGGCCGAGGCCCTCGCCGCCCAGCTGGCCGGCCTCGGCATCACGCTCACCGGCATCACCGCGGAGCACACGACCGCCGACGCCTTCACCGCGGCCTGGCAGCGGCATACCGGCGCGACGGCGACGCTCTACCAGCGGTGGCACCTCTACCGCCTCGGCGAGCTCGCGCCGCCGGAGCCGTTCCCGGCGGGCCGAGGCCGGCGCGCGGGCGAGCAGGACCTGGACCAGGTGATCCGCATGTGCGCCGAATTCTGTGAGAACGTCGGCGAGACCCCCGTACCGAACACCGAGAACTGGACCGGGACCCGGTTCGCGGACCGGAACTTCACCTTCTGGGAGACCCCGGACGGCACCCTCGCCTCCGTCGCCGCCGCGACCACGATGGTCGCCGGGCTGGTCCGGGTGGACCCCGTCTACACCCCGGCCGACCTCCGGGGTCGCGGCTACGCGGCGGCCGTGACGGCCGAGGTCAGTGCGGCCGCGCTGGCCGAAGGCGCCACGGACGTCGTCCTCTACACGGACCCGGCCAACCCCACCAGCAACGCGCTCTACCAGCGCCTCGGCTATGTCCGGCTTACCGATCTGCACGGCTACAACTTCACGTAA
- the hutI gene encoding imidazolonepropionase, with product MNPTPAPTTLVTNIGSLVTNTPGTGDCATPLGLLHDAAVVMAGGRFVWAGPAARAPEADERYDAGGRAAIPGFVDSHSHLVFAGDRTAEFNARMSGHAYRAGGIRTTVAATRAATDDELDANITRYLTEALRQGTTTFETKSGYGLTVEDEARALRIAARHTDETTYLGAHIVAPEYADDPAGYVDLVTGPMLDACAPHARWVDVFCEKGAFDGDQARAILTAGAARGLVPRVHANQLGHGPGVQLAVELNAASADHCTHLTDADVDALANGTTVATLLPGAEFSTRADWPDARRLLAAGATVALSTDCNPGSSFTSSMPFCIALAVRDMGMTPDEALWSATAGGAAALRRTDIGRISVGARADLALLDAPSHVHLAYRPGVPLVREVWRAGIRADFGN from the coding sequence ATGAACCCCACCCCCGCCCCCACCACCCTCGTCACCAACATCGGCAGCCTGGTCACCAACACCCCCGGCACCGGCGACTGCGCCACCCCCCTCGGGCTCCTCCACGACGCCGCCGTCGTCATGGCCGGGGGCCGGTTCGTCTGGGCGGGACCGGCGGCCAGGGCGCCCGAGGCCGACGAGCGGTACGACGCCGGGGGCCGGGCCGCTATCCCCGGCTTCGTCGACTCCCACTCCCACCTCGTCTTCGCGGGCGACCGCACCGCCGAGTTCAACGCCCGGATGTCCGGCCACGCCTACCGCGCGGGCGGCATCCGGACCACGGTCGCCGCCACCCGCGCCGCGACCGACGACGAACTCGACGCCAACATCACCCGCTACCTCACGGAAGCGCTGCGGCAGGGCACCACCACCTTCGAAACCAAGTCCGGCTACGGCCTCACCGTCGAGGACGAGGCCCGCGCCCTGCGGATCGCCGCCCGGCACACCGACGAGACGACCTACCTCGGCGCGCATATCGTCGCCCCCGAATACGCCGACGACCCCGCCGGATACGTCGACCTCGTCACCGGCCCGATGCTGGACGCCTGCGCCCCGCACGCCCGCTGGGTGGACGTCTTCTGCGAGAAGGGCGCCTTCGACGGAGACCAGGCGCGGGCGATCCTCACCGCCGGAGCGGCCAGGGGACTGGTCCCGCGCGTCCACGCCAATCAGCTCGGCCACGGCCCCGGCGTACAGCTCGCGGTCGAACTGAACGCCGCCAGCGCCGACCACTGCACCCACCTCACGGACGCGGACGTCGACGCCCTGGCCAACGGCACCACGGTGGCCACGCTGCTGCCCGGCGCGGAGTTCTCCACTCGCGCGGACTGGCCGGACGCCCGCCGGCTGCTGGCCGCGGGCGCGACGGTCGCCCTCTCCACGGACTGCAACCCCGGCTCGTCGTTCACCTCGTCCATGCCGTTCTGCATCGCCCTGGCGGTACGGGACATGGGGATGACGCCCGACGAGGCGCTCTGGTCCGCCACCGCGGGCGGGGCGGCCGCTCTGCGCCGTACCGACATCGGCCGGATCTCCGTCGGCGCCCGCGCCGACCTCGCCCTGCTCGACGCCCCCAGCCATGTCCATCTCGCCTACCGGCCGGGGGTGCCGCTGGTACGGGAGGTATGGCGGGCGGGCATCCGGGCCGACTTCGGCAACTGA
- a CDS encoding formimidoylglutamate deiminase has protein sequence MRDPLTVSGPEGPSFWAEHAWLGTHVEPGVVLDTGADGRITAVRTGVAAPPPGAVPLRGLTVPGLANAHSHAFHRALRGTVQTGAGTFWTWREVMYRVAARLTPDTYHALARAAYAEMALAGITAVGEFHYLHHGPDGTPYADPNAMGEALIEAARDAGIRITLLDTVYLHGGLTADGHQPLEGPQIRFGDGSADAWYERWTRLRERADGDRVTVGAAVHSVRAFAERDGYAAFAERTDGVPVHVHLSEQPAENEACLAVHGVTPAALLDRHGFWKPTTTAVHATHLTDDDIRILGASGAGVCMCPTTERDLADGIGPAAALQRAGSPLSLGSDSHAVIDLLEEARAMELDERLRTRTRGHWTAAALLRAASEDGHTALGRPGAGSLEPGAPADFTTVALDTVRTAGPVPGLAAEAVVFAATAADVRDVVVCGRTVVGGGVHRTVPDPAGELARAIAAVTT, from the coding sequence ATGCGGGACCCGCTGACGGTTTCCGGCCCGGAGGGCCCCAGCTTCTGGGCCGAGCACGCCTGGCTGGGGACCCACGTCGAACCCGGCGTGGTCCTCGACACCGGAGCCGACGGGCGGATCACCGCCGTACGGACCGGGGTCGCCGCCCCGCCGCCCGGCGCCGTACCGCTGCGCGGGCTCACCGTCCCCGGGCTCGCCAACGCCCACTCCCACGCCTTCCACCGGGCCCTGCGCGGCACCGTCCAGACCGGCGCCGGCACCTTCTGGACCTGGCGCGAGGTCATGTACCGGGTCGCGGCCCGGCTCACCCCCGACACGTACCACGCCCTCGCCCGCGCCGCCTACGCCGAGATGGCGCTCGCCGGTATCACCGCCGTCGGCGAGTTCCACTATCTCCACCACGGCCCCGACGGCACCCCGTACGCCGACCCCAACGCCATGGGTGAGGCGCTGATCGAGGCCGCCCGGGACGCGGGCATCCGGATCACCCTCCTCGACACCGTCTATCTCCACGGCGGCCTCACCGCCGACGGTCACCAGCCCCTCGAAGGACCCCAGATCCGGTTCGGCGACGGCTCCGCGGACGCCTGGTACGAGCGGTGGACCCGGCTCCGGGAGCGGGCCGACGGCGACCGTGTCACGGTCGGCGCCGCCGTCCACTCGGTCCGCGCCTTCGCCGAACGCGACGGATACGCGGCCTTCGCCGAACGCACCGACGGTGTCCCCGTCCATGTCCACCTCTCCGAACAGCCCGCCGAGAACGAGGCCTGCCTCGCGGTCCACGGGGTCACCCCCGCCGCACTCCTCGACCGCCACGGCTTCTGGAAGCCCACCACCACCGCCGTCCACGCCACCCATCTCACCGACGACGACATCCGGATCCTCGGCGCCTCGGGCGCGGGCGTCTGCATGTGCCCCACCACCGAACGCGACCTCGCCGACGGCATCGGCCCGGCCGCCGCGCTCCAGCGCGCGGGCAGCCCGCTCAGCCTCGGCAGCGACAGCCATGCCGTGATCGACCTCCTCGAAGAGGCCCGCGCGATGGAGCTGGACGAACGGCTGCGGACCCGCACCCGCGGCCACTGGACCGCCGCCGCCCTGCTGCGGGCCGCAAGCGAGGACGGGCACACCGCCCTCGGCCGCCCCGGCGCGGGCAGCCTGGAGCCCGGCGCGCCCGCCGACTTCACGACCGTCGCCCTCGACACCGTACGAACGGCGGGTCCCGTGCCGGGGCTCGCGGCCGAAGCGGTCGTCTTCGCGGCGACGGCGGCGGACGTCCGGGACGTGGTGGTCTGCGGCCGTACCGTCGTCGGCGGGGGAGTCCACCGGACCGTGCCGGACCCGGCGGGGGAACTGGCCCGGGCGATCGCGGCGGTCACCACATGA
- a CDS encoding allantoate amidohydrolase — protein sequence MTASPVGPSFHTMWKELAPIGRDTRTGGYRRHAWTGADADCRTWFQEQAEARGLGYETDRNGNQWAWLGDPTAGDAVVTGSHLDSVPDGGAFDGPLGVVSAFAALDELRARGAAFRRPLGIVNFGDEEGARFGLACVGSRLTAGALTQEAAYRLTDADGVTLPEAMENAGYDPGAIGPDPVRLARIGAFVELHIEQGRALDLTGDRIGLASAIWPHGRWRFDFAGEANHAGTTRIADRRDPMPGFAATVLAARRAAEDAGAVATFGKVAVEPNGVNAIPSLVRGWLDSRAADPQVLDAVVAAVESAARERAAHDGVEVTVVRESFTPVVEFAHTLRDELARLLGGSVPVLGTGAGHDAGILSGSVPTAMLFVRNPTGVSHSPAESAAEDDCTAGVLALADVLEGLACGTR from the coding sequence ATGACGGCGTCGCCCGTCGGCCCCTCCTTCCACACCATGTGGAAGGAGCTGGCCCCCATCGGCCGGGACACCCGCACCGGCGGCTACCGGCGCCACGCCTGGACCGGCGCGGACGCCGACTGCCGTACCTGGTTCCAGGAACAGGCCGAGGCCCGCGGACTCGGCTACGAGACCGACCGCAACGGCAACCAGTGGGCCTGGCTGGGCGATCCCACCGCCGGGGACGCCGTGGTCACCGGCTCGCACCTCGACTCCGTACCCGACGGCGGCGCCTTCGACGGGCCCCTCGGCGTGGTCTCCGCCTTCGCCGCCCTCGATGAACTCCGGGCCCGGGGCGCCGCCTTCCGGCGGCCCCTCGGCATCGTCAACTTCGGCGACGAGGAGGGCGCCCGCTTCGGCCTGGCCTGCGTCGGCTCCCGCCTCACCGCCGGGGCGCTCACCCAGGAGGCCGCGTACCGGCTGACGGACGCGGACGGCGTCACGCTGCCCGAGGCGATGGAGAACGCCGGCTACGACCCCGGGGCCATCGGCCCCGACCCCGTACGACTGGCCCGTATCGGCGCGTTCGTCGAACTCCACATCGAGCAGGGCCGCGCCCTCGACCTCACCGGCGACCGGATCGGCCTCGCCTCCGCGATCTGGCCGCACGGCCGCTGGCGCTTCGACTTCGCGGGCGAGGCCAACCACGCGGGCACCACCCGGATCGCCGACCGCCGCGATCCCATGCCGGGCTTCGCCGCGACCGTGCTCGCCGCCCGCCGGGCCGCCGAGGACGCGGGCGCGGTCGCCACCTTCGGCAAGGTCGCGGTCGAGCCGAACGGCGTCAACGCCATCCCGTCGCTGGTCCGCGGCTGGCTCGACTCCCGCGCCGCCGACCCGCAGGTACTGGACGCGGTGGTGGCCGCCGTCGAGTCCGCCGCCCGGGAGCGGGCGGCGCACGACGGCGTCGAAGTGACGGTGGTACGGGAGTCCTTCACCCCCGTCGTCGAGTTCGCCCACACCCTGCGCGACGAACTCGCCCGGCTGCTCGGCGGCTCCGTCCCGGTCCTCGGCACCGGCGCGGGCCATGACGCGGGCATCCTGTCCGGCTCGGTCCCGACGGCGATGCTCTTCGTCCGCAACCCGACGGGCGTCTCCCACTCCCCGGCCGAGTCGGCGGCCGAGGACGACTGCACGGCCGGAGTCCTGGCCCTGGCGGACGTACTGGAGGGACTGGCATGCGGGACCCGCTGA
- the hutU gene encoding urocanate hydratase, which yields MSGAAPGPGPRPVRAPRGTELTTRGWQQEAALRMLQNNLDPEVAEHPDRLVVYGGTGKAARDWRSYDAMVRTLTTLKADETMLVQSGRPVGVMQTHEWAPRVLIANSNLVGDWANWEEFRRLEALGLTMYGQMTAGSWIYIGTQGILQGTYETFAAVAAKRFGGTLAGTITLTAGLGGMGGAQPLAVTMNDGVAICIDCDPRAIERRIEHRYLDVRADSVAHALRLAVEARDARRPLSIGLLGNAAEILPRLLAEGAPVDIVTDQTSAHDPLAYLPAGVDFADMATAAAKDPAGFTDRARQSMARHVEAMVGFQDAGAEVFDYGNSIRGEAKLAGYDRAFAFPGFVPAYIRPLFCEGRGPFRWAALSGDPADIAKTDRAVLDLFPENESLARWIRLAGERVRFQGLPARICWLGYGERDRAGERFNDMVASGELAAPVVIGRDHLDCGSVASPYRETEAMLDGSDAIADWPLLNAMVNVASGASWVSLHHGGGVGMGRSIHAGQVTVADGTALAGEKIRRVLTNDPGMGVIRHVDAGYETAETVAAEKGVRVPMREGPGRAADAGAGSGPADRDAGESGTATGEGGRG from the coding sequence ATGTCAGGAGCCGCACCCGGACCCGGGCCCCGGCCCGTTCGCGCCCCCCGCGGCACGGAACTGACCACCCGGGGCTGGCAGCAGGAGGCCGCCCTGCGCATGCTCCAGAACAATCTGGACCCCGAGGTCGCCGAACACCCCGACCGGCTCGTCGTCTACGGCGGCACCGGGAAGGCCGCCCGCGACTGGCGCTCCTACGACGCCATGGTCCGCACCCTGACCACCCTCAAGGCCGACGAGACCATGCTCGTCCAGTCCGGCCGACCGGTCGGCGTGATGCAGACCCACGAATGGGCCCCCCGGGTCCTGATCGCCAACTCCAACCTCGTCGGTGACTGGGCCAACTGGGAGGAGTTCCGCCGCCTCGAAGCCCTCGGACTCACCATGTACGGCCAGATGACCGCGGGCTCGTGGATCTACATCGGCACCCAGGGCATCCTCCAGGGCACCTACGAGACCTTCGCCGCCGTCGCCGCCAAACGCTTCGGCGGCACGCTCGCCGGGACCATCACCCTCACCGCCGGACTCGGCGGCATGGGCGGCGCCCAGCCGCTCGCCGTCACCATGAACGACGGCGTCGCGATCTGTATCGACTGCGATCCACGCGCCATCGAACGCCGGATCGAACACCGCTATCTCGATGTCCGCGCCGACTCCGTCGCACACGCCCTGCGGCTCGCCGTCGAAGCGCGCGACGCCCGCCGCCCGCTCTCCATCGGGCTTCTCGGCAACGCCGCCGAGATACTGCCGAGGCTGCTCGCCGAGGGCGCCCCGGTCGATATCGTCACCGACCAGACCTCCGCCCACGACCCCCTCGCCTATCTCCCCGCCGGTGTCGACTTCGCCGATATGGCGACGGCGGCCGCGAAGGACCCGGCCGGATTCACCGACCGGGCCCGCCAGTCCATGGCCCGGCACGTCGAGGCGATGGTCGGCTTCCAGGACGCGGGCGCCGAGGTCTTCGACTACGGCAACTCCATCCGGGGCGAGGCGAAACTCGCCGGATACGACCGGGCGTTCGCCTTCCCCGGCTTCGTACCGGCTTATATCCGGCCGCTGTTCTGCGAGGGCAGGGGCCCCTTCCGCTGGGCCGCGCTCTCCGGCGACCCCGCCGATATCGCCAAGACCGACCGGGCGGTCCTCGACCTCTTCCCGGAGAACGAGTCCCTCGCCCGGTGGATCCGGCTCGCGGGCGAACGCGTCCGCTTCCAGGGGCTGCCGGCCCGGATCTGCTGGCTGGGGTACGGGGAGCGGGACCGCGCCGGTGAACGCTTCAACGACATGGTCGCGAGCGGGGAGCTGGCCGCGCCGGTCGTCATCGGGCGCGATCACCTCGACTGCGGCTCGGTGGCCTCCCCGTACCGAGAGACCGAGGCGATGCTCGACGGCTCCGACGCCATCGCCGACTGGCCGCTGCTGAACGCCATGGTCAATGTGGCCTCCGGCGCGTCCTGGGTCTCCCTTCACCACGGCGGCGGCGTCGGCATGGGACGCTCCATCCACGCCGGACAGGTCACCGTCGCCGACGGTACGGCCCTGGCCGGGGAGAAGATCCGGCGAGTGCTGACCAACGACCCCGGGATGGGCGTCATCCGGCACGTCGACGCCGGATACGAGACGGCGGAGACGGTTGCGGCGGAGAAGGGGGTACGGGTCCCGATGCGCGAAGGCCCCGGGCGGGCGGCGGACGCGGGCGCGGGCTCCGGCCCGGCGGACCGCGACGCAGGGGAATCCGGTACGGCGACCGGCGAGGGGGGCCGGGGATGA